The Geotoga petraea genome segment TAAAATATGGATACTTAAACTTTGGTAAAGAAAAGAAAATTCTTGAGTTATATATAATAATGTCAAGCCAGATGAATTATTTTGAAAATTTAGATAAAACTTATAATGATTACATGGAATATGATGACAAAGATTTCGAAGTAGTTTTGACATTGGCTAATTCTTATAGGAAAATTGGTAATAATGAAAAGACTATAGAAATAGCAAAATATGTTGTCAACAATGCAACTTCTACATATATTCTACGAGACTCTTATGAAATGTTGGGAGATTTATCTCAAAATTACCAAGAAAAAATAGAATATTATAAAGAAGCAGCAAATAAAGATCCAGAAAACTGGAGATTACTTAAAAAGTTGGGTATGGCTTATTATGAACAAGATCCAGAAGAAAACGCTCAACTTGCAAGAGCCATGCTGAATATGTCTATTAGTAAAAATCCAAACCAACCAGAAGTTGAAGAAGTCTTAGATGTTTTGAGAAGAAATGTAATAATACATAATATAATATACATTGTTTTGCCTATAGTTGGAGTTTTTTCTTTAGGAATATTCTTACTACTTAGGTATGAAAAGAAACAGAAAAAACAAGAGAAAGACATGATATACAATGAATCAAAAGATGATGACGATCTATAAAAAATCAGGCTTTTAGCCTGATTTTTTATTAACTATTTATTTTCTTTTGATTCTTTAAATTCAGCTATAGGGTCGTAATATTCTTCATCTTCACCTAAGTTATACGGATCATCAAATTCTTGAGGCTTAAACATCTCAAGGGGATCTTCATTATATTTCTTCTCTAATAAAGATTTCAAGATTTCTTCAGCCTCTGTAGGTTCTGACAAATCTATTTTTATCTTATTTTTTGTTATTTCAAAAGGGATTTTATCGTAATTTTCAAATGAATCCAAAATTTCCTGAATTCTGACAGTCCTTTTTTCTAAATAAGGATTGTCAAATTCTAAAGATTCGTAATCTCTAATCAAAATATTTTCATCTTCCATGGCATATGGATCAAACTGTTTCAAAAAACAAAGAACTTTATTTTCTAAAGAACCAACTACATTTTCATCTTTGTCAAATACCTTTCCATATTTACCAATCCTAAAATCTAAAAATTTACTGGAATTATCATGTAGGTTTCCATCCAAACCAAAATAGCCAACTATTTTTCCATTAATATTGACGATATTTTTTTTATCATCAATTAAATATATGTTATACATAATATCTCCCCCTTATTCAAATTATAGCATGATAG includes the following:
- a CDS encoding tetratricopeptide repeat protein, whose protein sequence is MKFLKKGLVLLLLTITAFSFSGELDKFLFNFTPESMLESESDEMKYLGHLLTKWESGYEFLKNTDELELNFTDEEQVMINFLEDIEEYVFISPLNKLEKMKENYSNSLIFNSIYFYIGSEYWIETGDPNYAKKMFETAEKIEELYGERVPLTIYYDSYIAWYSRLYGDKERAFEDIKYGYLNFGKEKKILELYIIMSSQMNYFENLDKTYNDYMEYDDKDFEVVLTLANSYRKIGNNEKTIEIAKYVVNNATSTYILRDSYEMLGDLSQNYQEKIEYYKEAANKDPENWRLLKKLGMAYYEQDPEENAQLARAMLNMSISKNPNQPEVEEVLDVLRRNVIIHNIIYIVLPIVGVFSLGIFLLLRYEKKQKKQEKDMIYNESKDDDDL